aaacttGTTGATACTTCCCTAAATACCACTCTTTATCATGATTGCTGGAATCAAACCACGCCataacaaattgtttaatCACGCCTTCCGCAACACTGTGCATATAATCTGGCGGGCAAGacttaattatgttaaaaagcGGTATAAGTTGTGTCATCGAAGGACCCTTGACTCCTTTTACTGAatgatttttcgagatactttttttaacatgtttGTTGTGTTGATGTTTTTGACGCAAAGCATAAAGATCTCCACAATAAACGCGTTTGAAACCCCCGCTTCTTGTCTTAACTACCTTTCCTTTATTATAGCAATACGAACATCCGTATTTGCCGTTGAACTGTTTCATGTTTTGTATCATCGACCTCGCTATTGAATCAACAGGAGCTACAAGTGTATGAACCTTAATACATATTACTTCCTTATGCATGAATGTTGTTGTAATAAAACCATTATTATGTAAGTCATTAAGTTCATCAATGAATGgctgaagaaaaatattcatatttggTTTTACAGCGTCAAACCATATGCCAGCTAAGAGAATGTGTTGCCTTCGCAAACGATAAGGCAATTCGTTTATTGTAACTAAAATCGGCCAAATGGATGACATGGAAGACTTAAATAATTGTACCCCATCTGAATTCCACTGGAGGGTAATGTCATTATctccaataatatttttacttcttaaattACGGTAAACATTTCCATTAATGATGTcactttccatttctttagTTTTTCGGAATTGTGCAAAATCTTCGGATTTTACTAATTCTATTAATTGCTCTTTGAGTggaatatgtataaaatacttgttttttttatcgagatacttttttttgtaaattgttgTACAGACTTCACATTTCATTCGATTATCGATACATGAATTCAGTATCGTATAACATTCCGGACAGTAATAGTATTTACACGCTTTACTTTCTGGTAAtgactttaataataaatatttggagCCATGATGTGTACGAGGAAGATGACAATCAATTACTTGAACAAGAGATTCCAACGCAACATCGGTCAGTTGATGACGAAGAGCCAAACTCACAAGCAGCATTTTGCTTTCTTCTTTTGAAAGATTGCATCCTTCGTACAGTACTTGGCGAAActgtataacataaaaaaattttacattacttactacaataaaaataccaaaatttatctttaaaaaagctattttctctttgaaataagtttttatattttttcccaCGAAAATGTTTCACCAAGATATAAAACTAAACATTTCAATTAGGGGGAGATGAAAACTTTTTAACGGCACTGTACAAGACACTGTACAACGGCACATAACATATAATCAAGACTTTATTTATACACAGATATCAGTAGATTCCGTGGTATAAACCATGTCCAATAGAAAACTATTCAAAACGATTCCACTAACACCATATAGAAAACAATAGATCTATAGTTTTCTGTATGGTTAATGAATGGTTTTGAGTAGTTTTTCATTGACTAGTTATTAGCGATTCTGTAAGgtgatatacgtatattaccTGCTCCATGTGTGGATCTTGATTATGATCTTCGGCATTATCAATAACATTATTGTGATCTTCATCAGCAATAGGGATTTCCTCATATTCTTCCATGTCAGAGGCCAAATCAATTTCAAGTTATCTGTACATAATAAACTATCATCTCCTTCATCATGACTTAAGCACGATGAAATGTCATCTACTTCTCCATCGCTGCTTTGGAGACCCTCGGAACCAGAATCTTTCTCAGATGAAACTATAGGTATAATTGCGACTTCATTGCTACTTCCAGCTACATTTATCTCCTCTATTCGGCTCAACTTTGAACATTTTATGTTCTCAACCGAACCAAGATTTTCTTGACTCTGTGCAAACaccaaaaaaaatgaattaattgtacagaaaaatacataaactCTGGCGACAATTTTAACTAAAAGTATCCAAAGATTCACAGAAATTTCagcaacaatttttgtttgtatacagacgtatttatatataagaaatgtacattaatttacttataattaattaaattaatttacggaTATGACTTAAAAATACTTACATGATcatgtcttttttttcgagaatgTGCCGTTGATGCTGGTATTTCGGGGTTATGTTCTTCGTATATGTACTGTTTATACGGTCCTCTTTTATTAACACTCATCGTTAATCAACGCGTTTTTTGTGATTACGTTGCAATTTACGATTTACATTCAgatcaataaataatgatagtCAAAGGATTACTCagtctttttcaatattatgtatgtatgtacatactaGAGAGTTTCTAGAAGAGAGAAGCGCCAAAAAGTCACGTGACAACGTTCTCATCTGATTGGCTGGTATCACGTAGCTCACATAAACGAATCTTCTGATTAGCTGACATCAAGGCTAAGTCACGTGACCTGTTGGCGTCTCTCTCTCCTAGAGGTTTTCtagtacgtatgtacatacacacgcaGTCATTACATATTCTCGTTATTTACGGTGTGATCTGCACGTCTACTGCGGAGCGCGGACTGCGTGGTCGGCAGAGTAGCTGGGAATCGTTTTGAGTTTGGAGAGAGGAAACTGCTTCTTATATAtgcgctctctttctctcactctcactctctcgctctcctctCTAGAGCCAGAAATGGCGGGAATCCCGGCCTGGCACCCCGGCATGCGGCAGTGTGTGATTGTGTAGCAGTGAAGCTGATGTGAGAACAATAATATTCTCGAAAGAACTTGCAAGAGTTATAAAAGTAGAGTAGAAAAAAGGTGAAAAAAGTGCTCTATTTTCGAGAGGAATTCGCTGCTGTTTTATTGTCTCTCAAGTGTTATACTTGTTTACTTATTAACagtataatacttttatcgtaaaaatgaaagataGCGAGTGCGTATTAATAGAATTCATCAACGAGGATTATAAAGTCGCAGTAGGCTACTTGTCGTGGCTTCAAAATGAAACGTTACGAAATAAAGAAGCACTACAAAaagttattgataaaaaagaagttGCAATTAATTGGCCCGTAAATTGCGAAATTGCTCCTGCATCGAAGATGCACAGAAAAGTACGAAATTGCTCGTGGAAATCCCACGTTGTACATATTTTGTCGTTTGGGGGTAAGTTTTTATATGAACTAATAACATAATCTGTATAACCTATACATatagaatacatttttatatatagtaccCACATATAGCAACATCTGAGATTGTGTTGCTATGTGCATGG
The window above is part of the Temnothorax longispinosus isolate EJ_2023e chromosome 8, Tlon_JGU_v1, whole genome shotgun sequence genome. Proteins encoded here:
- the LOC139818098 gene encoding uncharacterized protein; this encodes MSVNKRGPYKQYIYEEHNPEIPASTAHSRKKRHDHSQENLGSVENIKCSKLSRIEEINVAGSSNEVAIIPIVSSEKDSGSEGLQSSDGEVDDISSCLSHDEGDDSLLCTDNLKLIWPLTWKNMRKSLLLMKITIMLLIMPKIIIKIHTWSSFAKYCTKDAIFQKKKAKCCL